From Brassica oleracea var. oleracea cultivar TO1000 chromosome C3, BOL, whole genome shotgun sequence, a single genomic window includes:
- the LOC106330712 gene encoding uncharacterized protein LOC106330712 produces MLLSRFKGNLYPLVIEAQTSFYGSMLSVNIRVISRRAERESRYEADERRSSGALWFAIKNRLSTGDRMRVWGLQQECLLCGEKDETRYHLFFACPYSFMVWVRATGSLLGNRITPDWQDTVTRIQYDRGNKMDMVLMRMVFQMAVYHIWRERNTRRHGKAWIPMEKLAYQIDKTMRNIILSLRYSYGSKLEGLMRRWFEVTS; encoded by the exons ATGTTATTGAGCAGATTCAAGGGCAACCTCTACCCGCTGGTGATCGAGGCGCAGACATCGTTTTATGGAAGCATGCTCAGCGTGAATATAAGAGTTATTTCTCGACGAGCCGAACGTGAGAGCAGATACGAGGCAGACGAGAGAAGGTCATCTGGAGCACTGTGGTTTG CGATTAAGAATCGATTGTCTACTGGTGACCGTATGAGGGTTTGGGGTTTGCAACAGGAGTGTTTGCTATGTGGGGAGAAGGACGAAACTAGATATCACCTCTTTTTCGCCTGTCCATATAGCTTTATGGTTTGGGTACGAGCAACGGGTAGCCTCCTTGGCAACCGTATCACACCGGATTGGCAGGACACAGTTACGAGGATTCAGTATGATCGAGGCAATAAGATGGACATGGTTCTGATGCGCATGGTCTTTCAAATGGCGGTATACCATATTTGGAGGGAGAGGAACACTCGAAGACATGGGAAAGCTTGGATACCTATGGAGAAGTTGGCGTATCAGATTGATAAGACCATGAGAAACATAATCTTATCTTTGAGATATTCGTATGGAAGCAAGTTGGAGGGACTGATGAGAAGATGGTTTGAAGTTACATCATGA